The proteins below come from a single Microtus ochrogaster isolate Prairie Vole_2 chromosome 22, MicOch1.0, whole genome shotgun sequence genomic window:
- the Prss23 gene encoding serine protease 23 produces the protein MAGIPGLFTLLLLLLCVFRQGSPYASPWKPTWPAYRLPVVLPRSTFNLAKPDFDAKAKLEVSSSCGPQCHKGTPLPTYEEAKQYLSYETLYANGSRTETQVGIYILSNGQGRAQGRDSEATGKSRRKRQIYGYDGRFSIFGKDFLLNYPFSTSVKLSTGCTGTLVAEKHVLTAAHCIHDGKTYVKGTQKLRVGFLKPKYKDGSGAGNSSSSAMPDKMKFQWIRVKRTHVPKGWIKGNANDIGMDYDYALLELKKPHKRKFMKIGVSPPAKQLPGGRIHFSGYDNDRPGNLVYRFCDIKDETYDLLYQQCDAQPGASGSGVYVRMWKRPQQKWERKIIGIFSGHQWVDMNGSPQDFNVAVRITPLKYAQICYWIKGNYLDCREG, from the coding sequence ATGGCGGGGATCCCAGGGCTCTTCacgcttctcctcctcctgctctgtgtGTTCAGGCAGGGGAGTCCCTACGCCAGTCCGTGGAAACCCACTTGGCCGGCTTACCGCCTCCCTGTCGTCTTGCCTCGGTCCACCTTCAACTTAGCCAAGCCAGACTTTGATGCCAAAGCCAAATTGGAAGTGTCCTCCTCATGCGGACCCCAGTGTCACAAGGGAACACCACTGCCCACCTACGAAGAGGCCAAACAGTACCTTTCCTATGAAACCCTCTACGCCAACGGCAGCCGCACCGAGACTCAGGTGGGCATCTATATCCTCAGCAATGGCCAAGGCAGGGCGCAAGGTAGAGACTCCGAGGCCACGGGCAAATCCCGCAGGAAAAGGCAGATTTATGGCTATGACGGCAGGTTTAGCATCTTCGGGAAGGACTTCCTGCTAAACTACCCCTTCTCAACATCGGTGAAGCTGTCTACGGGCTGCACTGGCACCCTGGTGGCCGAAAAGCACGTCCTCACGGCCGCGCACTGCATTCACGATGGGAAGACCTATGTGAAAGGGACGCAGAAACTCCGAGTGGGCTTCCTGAAGCCCAAATATAAAGATGGCAGCGGAGCGGGCAACAGCTCGAGCTCAGCCATGCCTGATAAGATGAAATTTCAGTGGATCCGAGTGAAACGTACGCATGTGCCCAAGGGGTGGATCAAGGGCAATGCCAATGATATCGGCATGGATTATGACTACGCCCTTCTGGAACTCAAGAAACCCCACAAAAGGAAGTTCATGAAGATTGGGGTGAGCCCGCCAGCTAAGCAGCTCCCAGGAGGCAGGATCCACTTCTCCGGTTATGACAATGACCGGCCAGGCAATTTGGTGTACCGCTTCTGTGATATCAAGGATGAGACCTACGACCTTCTCTATCAGCAATGTGATGCCCAGCCTGGGGCCAGTGGTTCGGGGGTCTATGTGAGGATGTGGAAGAGGCCACAgcagaaatgggaaaggaaaattaTTGGCATCTTTTCGGGCCACCAGTGGGTGGACATGAACGGCTCTCCACAGGATTTTAACGTGGCAGTCAGAATCACTCCTCTTAAATATGCACAGATTTGCTACTGGATTAAAGGAAACTATTTGGATTGCAGGGAGGGCTGA